TTACCACTATTAACGGAATTCTCATGGCTACGCAGAATGATTTCAATGAGCATGTTGAGGATGCAACCGTTCACGTAACGGAAGAAGAACGTACGGCATGGAATGCCAAGGCGGACGCTTCCGCTTTAGCTTCTCATGAAGAGAATGCGGCCATTCATGTTTCCCGGGAGGAAAACGACACGCGTTACGGGCAGCTGAACGCGGAAAATACATGGACGCAGCCCCAGACTTGCAATGCAGTGGTTAATGCAAAGGGAGGCATATGTGTTCCGGTGCCTTCCAGCGCTCAAGAGGCTTTGAACTATGATAGCTGGTTATTCTTCAGGGCTGCGAATGAGTGGCCTTTGGTATGTAATAGCGGTATAGCAGCCATACCCGCATGGTGCGAAATCATTCATCGGTGGCAGGCCGGCAATATAGGCTGCCGCACGGCCAATGCGTCCCTCCAGTACGGAGCTATTATCTCAGATAACTGGCACCATCTGGTCTTTACTTTCACGCCGGCGCCAGGCCTTTCATTACTTCTTGGAAAGACCCATGCGTGGCAATTTTCTGGATTTATTGGAGATTATGGCTCTATGGAAGAATGGGCTGGCGCCGTATCCTGGTACTTGAGCAATGCTGATCGCGTTTCCCTGATGCTTGGTTCAACTTCTCATGGATATGGTTCGGAAAATAATTCAAATTCAGAATGTTATAATCATTCTATACACTGGGCTACCAGTAATATGACTTCTTACAGATATCCGTACACGAATTCCATTAACAAGAATAATGCGAGAGACTCATTGCCTGCATACCAGATAACCACCTATGGGAAGGAATATCTGGGATCTTCCTCTTCATGTCTGGTACGGGGCACGCACTATGGAGCGCCTGTTGATCAAATTGAGTATGTATGGGCACTGGTACCGTCCCTAAGCCGGATCGCCGTAGCGATGGCTCCTCGCAGCAGCCAGGATTACAGGGATACCATGAACAGGTGGGAGTTGTGGATTAACGGCAATTATGTAATGCCCATGACGGCGGAATTTTACGGTCTTGGACACACCTGTGCGATTAGCACGGCTGTCAAGGCTCACGAGGTAACGGCTACCCGGCAACTCGGACTCAGGATGTCCGGCATGCGGGTGGATAACCGCAATAAACTGGGAGGGAAATCGGCCATTGAAATTTTAAGCCAAGTGGTCATGTCCGGAGTGACTCCCAAGCCGATTCCTGTAGTGGAAGCCAGTACGCTGGATGTACCTGCTGCCGGAGGGGATGTGATATTGACCGTCTCTTCTGTTCTTGCAGAAGATATCTATATTCTTAATGACACCATGTGCGGACATGATCCTGCCGCTGTATGGTGCCGTCAATCCACGGAACAGGTGCCGGGAGGGAGTGGGGAGGTGACGTTGACGCTCGCAGCCAATGCGACCGGGGAAGGCCGGGAAGTATGGGCCTTCATCAGCCATCATTATGGGCAGGCTTCCGTCGTCAAGATCAACCAGACAGCTTGAGGGGACTGACCAAATCAGAAACAACGTTCTCCAGATCAATTCCCGGTAGAAGAAAAATTTCCGGCACCCTTTTGTTTTCCGTCCGTTGAAAGTTGTTTCCCCGGCCTCGCATGGCTTCCGTTGTGATCCATGCGGGGCCGTTTTTATGGAATTGACCCCGTCAGCATGTTGCCCTACGATTGTCTGCAATTCAGGGGAGCCTTGGAAATGTCGTTTCCGGGCTTCCCCGGATTTCCAACACCAATCCTCTATGATCAAAAAGAATATTTTCCCTGCATGGGGAATCGCCTGCCTCGTGCTGTCGGCATTCTCTCCCCTGATGGCGCGCGCCCTTGACTCCTATGATGCCGCTTTGGACAAGGTAAAGGCCATGCAAGCCAAAGCCGATCCGGTCAAACAGAAGAACCGGACAAAAAATCTTGTGAATCTGAAGCTGCGGCTGGAAGCCCTGAAAAAAGGGCAGGATGTCAATGCCGGAGACGATATGACCTGGTCCGCCCTCGCCTGGGCAGCTTATGTAGGCGACAAGGAGATTTTCGACTACCTGCTTTCCAAGGGGGCGAATCCCAGAAGGACGGACCAGTACGGCATATCCGTGTTCATGAGGGCGGCGGAAGGAGGCAATATGGACATCGTCAAGTACCTGGTGGAGGAATGCAAATGCGACCCAAATGAGAAGGACCGGGAATACGGAATTACCGCCCTGATGCGTGCAACTACCTGCAGGCGTCATGGAGTTGTCAATTATCTGCTTGAGAAAAAGGCCAGTGTCCGGTTCAGAGACAAGGGCGGCCGGAATGTGCTGGCCTATGCCGCCGAGGGCAGGAATATGGATGATATGGAAATGCTGGTGGCCAGGGGCGCGGATTTGAATGTTACGGATAAGGAAGGCCGCACCCTGCTGATGCAGGCTTCGGAAAAAGGAAATCTGGAGATGGTGCGGTACCTGGTCGGGAAAGGGGCAAAGGTGAAAGCCAGGACAAAGTACGGAAAGACGGCGCTCATTTTTGCCGCGGAAGGCGGTTATCTGGATGTCGTGGGTTATCTGGTGGATCAGGGAGCGGATATCAAGGCCAGGAATAAATGGGGAGACTCCGTCCTGGATATCAAGACGGTGGATCCGGCGGTCAAAACTTATCTGCGTTCCAGGCTGAAAGCAAAATAGAAATTACTGTCTGTAAAGATGATCAACAGATTGGAAAAACTGGGCAGGGGGCTGTGGAAGAGGAAGAGAAAAATCCTGATTTTGATGCTGAAGACTGGATTGGCGGCGGTGGTTGCCGTGGGTGTGCTGGTAGCCGTCTCCGAATGGTATGCGGATTCCGCTTCCCGGGGCCGTCTGTTCGACCATCCCCGTGATGTCCCCGTCAGGGCCGCAGCCCTGGTGCTGGGGTGTTCACCTACGTTCATGGGCGGTCCCAACGGCTATTTTGACAACAGGATGGACACAGCGGCGGAACTTTGGAAGGAGG
This genomic stretch from Akkermansia biwaensis harbors:
- a CDS encoding ankyrin repeat domain-containing protein; the protein is MIKKNIFPAWGIACLVLSAFSPLMARALDSYDAALDKVKAMQAKADPVKQKNRTKNLVNLKLRLEALKKGQDVNAGDDMTWSALAWAAYVGDKEIFDYLLSKGANPRRTDQYGISVFMRAAEGGNMDIVKYLVEECKCDPNEKDREYGITALMRATTCRRHGVVNYLLEKKASVRFRDKGGRNVLAYAAEGRNMDDMEMLVARGADLNVTDKEGRTLLMQASEKGNLEMVRYLVGKGAKVKARTKYGKTALIFAAEGGYLDVVGYLVDQGADIKARNKWGDSVLDIKTVDPAVKTYLRSRLKAK